The sequence GAGTAAATCTTCCCTCTTTAAATAGATCTTACATCCGAGTTTTTCTGAAAGATTTTCTGCATAGTAAAGAGGGGTGGGCCTGCCTGCAAATTCCCTTAAATAATATTCAAGTTCGGCGTTGAATTCTTTATCATCTTTGTACTTTAAAAATGCCTTCTCAAGCTCTTCAAGGGCGGGAATTAGAAGTTCTGGAACAAATATCCCGCCGTATTTACCGAATTTACCATCTGAGATCATTAAATCACCTTACAATTTTCAACAAATTCTGCTATTTTATCTCTATTTTTAATTCCAGGACTATCTTCAACGCCTGAATTAACATCTACATAATCGAAAATATCTTTAATTAAATTTCCTTCATTTTTTATCCTTGAAGCATTAATTCCACCTGCAAGAAACAGTTTTATATCTTTATTACTTTCTTTTGCAATTCGGGTTGCTTCAGCTGCAACTTCCAGTGGAATTTGCTTTCCAGTACCGCCACTTTTACCTTGAATCATAGAATCAAATATTAGATATTTGCAAACTTTTGCAAATGACTCTATTTCTTCTTTTTTAGATCCATCGATTTTCTCAGGAATTCCAATGGCTTTAATTACATTAATTTCTTTTAGTTTATCTATATCCTCTGCCTGTAATGAATGCAGCTGTATATTTTTAACGCCGCTTTTTTCTATAGACTCCATGGCTTCTTCAACACTTTCAGGCTCAAGTACAAGAACTGCTTTTTCTTTGTCTTTCATGGAATCCACAAGTTCTCTTACTTTTTCTATATCCTGAAATCTTTTGGACCGCTTTATGTTTATGAACCCCACAAAAGCAGAGCCTTCATTTTCACACACTCGAATGTCTTCAGGTCTTGTAATTCCGCAAATTTTGAATTCCATTTAACTCACCTTTACGTTTTTACCTGCTTTAACCAGTTCCTGTACTATTCCAAGCATGTTGTTTGATTCCATGATGGTTGAACCTATTAATACTGCATCTGCACCGTAGTTTCCAAGAAGTTTAACGTCTTCAGAATTTTTAACCCCGCTTTCTGATACCAGAACCTTATTTTCAGGTATGTATTTTGCAAGCTTTTCAGTTCGTTTAAAATCAATGCTGAAGTCGCTGAAATCACGGTTGTTAATCCCGATTATTTCCGCACCTGCCTTTACGGCCATTTCTATTTCTCCCCTGTTTTTGCATTCCACAAGGGCGTCCATTTCAAGGTAATGGCAGAGGTCGATTCCAAATCTAAGATCTTTATAAACACTGGCCATTAAAAGCACGGCACTAGCCCCGCAGGATCTAGCTTCATAGATCTGGTATTCATCCATCACAAAGTCCTTTCTAAGAAGCGGAAGCTTGCTTACTTTAGATGCAATACGCAGATTTTTAATGCTGCTTTTAAAAAATGTCTGTTCTGTAAGCACTGAGATAGCACTTGCCCCTCCTTTATCATAGATGGGAACAACATCTTCCACCAGGAGGTTGGAAATGTCGCCTTTAGATGGAGAAGCCGGCTTGTATTCGCAGATTACAGAAACATCATCTTTATTAAGCAGTGCCTTTTTAAAATCAGCTCTTATTTTTGTCCCGCGAATATTTTCCTTTAATTCGCTTAAAGGCCGGTATTTCATGTCTCTTTCAAGTGTATTTTTCCTTTCAGTTATTATCTGTGAGAAATTGATCATGTACAGTCCTCCAGAAACCTTGTTTTTGGGGTTTTGGAACTGCAGGTTCCTTCAACTTCCAGGAAGTTTTTAATTATCTTCACTCCGCTGGCTGTCCCTATAGACTCTGGATGGAACTGAAGGCCAAAAATTGGGCAATCCGAATGTTTTATGGCCATTATAGTCCCATCTTCTGTTTTTGCAATGACTTCTATACAGTCGGGGGTGCTGTCTTCATCACAGATAAGTGAATGGTATCTTGTTGCAACGAGGGTGTTTTCAACATTTTTAAATATTCCCTCCTTGCTATGGGAAATTTCAC is a genomic window of Methanobacterium veterum containing:
- a CDS encoding phosphoribosylanthranilate isomerase encodes the protein MEFKICGITRPEDIRVCENEGSAFVGFINIKRSKRFQDIEKVRELVDSMKDKEKAVLVLEPESVEEAMESIEKSGVKNIQLHSLQAEDIDKLKEINVIKAIGIPEKIDGSKKEEIESFAKVCKYLIFDSMIQGKSGGTGKQIPLEVAAEATRIAKESNKDIKLFLAGGINASRIKNEGNLIKDIFDYVDVNSGVEDSPGIKNRDKIAEFVENCKVI
- the trpC gene encoding indole-3-glycerol phosphate synthase TrpC yields the protein MINFSQIITERKNTLERDMKYRPLSELKENIRGTKIRADFKKALLNKDDVSVICEYKPASPSKGDISNLLVEDVVPIYDKGGASAISVLTEQTFFKSSIKNLRIASKVSKLPLLRKDFVMDEYQIYEARSCGASAVLLMASVYKDLRFGIDLCHYLEMDALVECKNRGEIEMAVKAGAEIIGINNRDFSDFSIDFKRTEKLAKYIPENKVLVSESGVKNSEDVKLLGNYGADAVLIGSTIMESNNMLGIVQELVKAGKNVKVS